One region of Juglans regia cultivar Chandler chromosome 4, Walnut 2.0, whole genome shotgun sequence genomic DNA includes:
- the LOC109013493 gene encoding F-box protein At5g06550, translated as MLSCRSMLSQTIKKKKKNKRKNENKISANRAVSRKQSSISKNNESPYQEYEEEEEDTGEGFSLKTSAPPSHTHGVQPLGNLYLNPGCINSRNTGLGNLQTLTDELVLDILGLLDGTHLGVLATVSKSFYVFTNHEPLWRNLVLENLNGGFSYNGSWKSTYIAASYPSFEVSDICVSRLRVRDFYSDYLFQSWLCANLEMKPEWLERDNIIRRKGISVEEFVLNFEEPNKPVLLEGCLDNWVAPKKWDRDYLVRLCGDVRFAVGPVEMKLEEYFKYSDHTREERPLYLFDPKFAEKVPKLGSEYEVPVYFGEDLFNVLGNERPDYRWIIIGPAGSGSSFHIDPNSTSAWNAVIKGSKKWVLFPPDVVPPGVHPSPDGAEVACPVSIIEWFMNFYGATKTWKKKPIECICRAGEVIFVPNGWWHLVINLEESIAITQNYVSRRNLLNVLDFLKRPNANTLVSGTRDRVNLYDKFKNAIETSFPGTLEQLVQEAEEKRAQQKLSFWDTVTDSKVGAFKFSF; from the exons ATGCTGAGCTGCAGGTCAATGCTTTCTCAAaccataaagaaaaagaaaaagaacaaacgCAAAAACGAAAACAAGATTTCTGCAAATAGAGCTGTTTCCAGAAAGCAAAGTTCCATTTCCAAAAACAATGAATCGCCATACCAGGAgtacgaagaagaagaagaagatactgGAGAAGGTTTTAGCCTTAAGACCTCAGCTCCTCCATCACACACTCACGGGGTTCAACCACTGGGCAATCTCTACCTCAACCCAGGTTGTATAAACTCCAGAAATACTGGCTTAGGTAACCTCCAAACCCTTACCGATGAGCTTGTTCTTGACATCCTAGGCCTCCTGGATGGAACCCACTTGGGTGTCTTGGCCACGGTTAGCAAATCCTTCTATGTTTTCACTAATCATGAACCACTCTGGAGGAACCTTGTTCTGGAAAATCTAAATGGTGGTTTTTCCTATAATGGGTCTTGGAAATCTACTTATATTGCCGCTTCTTACCCTTCATTCGAGGTTTCGGATATTTGTGTTTCCCGTTTGAGGGTGAGGGATTTTTATTCTGATTATCTTTTCCAGAGTTGGCTCTGTGCTAATCTTGAAATGAAACCTGAGTGGCTTGAAAGAGATAATATAATACGAAGGAAAGGCATTTCGGTTGAAGAATTCGTGTTGAACTTTGAGGAACCAAATAAGCCGGTTTTGCTGGAAGGGTGTTTGGATAATTGGGTTGCACCCAAAAAATGGGACAGAGATTATTTGGTTCGATTGTGTGGTGATGTTCGATTTGCAGTTGGACCGGTGGAGATGAAGCTTGAGGAGTACTTTAAGTACTCGGATCACACGAGGGAAGAAAGGCCATTGTATTTATTTGACCCAAAATTTGCAGAAAAAGTTCCAAAATTGGGTTCAGAATATGAAGTTCCAGTGTATTTTGGGGAGGATTTGTTCAATGTTTTGGGTAATGAGAGGCCAGATTATAGGTGGATTATAATTGGACCAGCTGGGTCTGGTTCATCGTTCCACATTGATCCCAATTCCACATCAGCTTGGAATGCAGTTATCAAGGGTTCCAAGAAGTGGGTCTTGTTTCCTCCTGATGTGGTTCCACCTGGGGTGCACCCAAGCCCAGATGGTGCTGAGGTAGCATGTCCTGTTTCAATCATTGAGTGGTTCATGAACTTCTATGGTGCAACAAAAACTTGGAAAAAGAAACCTATTGAGTGCATCTGTAGGGCTGGGGAGGTGATCTTTGTGCCTAATGGATGGTGGCATTTGGTGATTAACCTGGAGGAATCCATTGCCATTACACAGAATTATGTTAGCAG GAGGAATTTGTTGAATGTCTTGGACTTTCTTAAGAGGCCAAATGCAAACACACTGGTATCTGGAACAAGAGACCGAGTGAATTTGTATGACAAGTTTAAGAATGCCATTGAAACTTCTTTCCCTGGAACCTTGGAGCAGTTGGTGCAGGAAGCAGAGGAGAAAAGGGCACAGCAAAAACTTTCCTTTTGGGACACAGTAACAGATTCCAAGGTGGGGGCTTTCAAGTTCTCTTTCTAG
- the LOC109013494 gene encoding uncharacterized protein LOC109013494 yields the protein MAKVAAPGSLTSSSLQIGGGALKVGAAVKRKTPSELRGEQLKQVNATELVDESPAPLLGTSNDTNEVDHGLRKPEQSRNLRYIDTRMDEVFPVKKSRFRMLSGKENAKENNSIEPISSLKNISLLSNLAAKRRHQISCPESSVASAEDAEDGVAQAFQTIGKCSQSTFRSVSELSSGGDRSSGLARVDMDKALKGLAVPDPPAISGLPHDSSKRHGDPTTYSGNFCSECHIPGAKAPLDFTLKTHMRLVSSYPVNRIHRSIMSSTMPQLPFQFGHFEGQNNRHSSVHTSTLHALNSKVMHSWVYPQSTLPPSLISVLTSSAADGVEMDFLNKRQLAWEDSFRSLYYMLRNHFCNLFYVCTSHFVVMFNGGDGLRRTKCSCSAYISRSTKGLRSLLREHDVCFSMPLCHSEVEQATTEDLVELSEIVKHNLGQTRRVSSSSDIDNSSQSLLVFSGNKSVHGLYDFLLNYRSFLTFLAGMDVPLLCSPVPFKNAALSAPEVKCMEWKRADHIACPPKESSDGGEHVPGSSAGLCYSIEIKDAYLPPWIICSMCAVMGSEGRSFEASFITEPTSVGLNVALGAACKKSDSQAAEGECLQESSYDFGIPDAIITPYLCSGLLKGLKYSDGSYTASLSPL from the exons ATGGCAAAAGTTGCTGCACCTGGTTCTTTAACTTCTAGTTCTCTTCAAATTGGTGGAGGAGCTCTGAAGGTTGGTGCGGCCGTTAAAAGGAAGACTCCATCAGAACTGAGA GGAGAGCAATTGAAGCAGGTGAATGCTACAGAGCTTGTAGATGAATCTCCAGCCCCTTTGCTGGGTACTTCAAA CGATACTAATGAAGTGGATCATGGGCTCAGGAAGCCTGAACAATCTAGGAACCTAAGATACATTGACACCCGTATGGATGAAGTATTTCCTGTTAAAAAATCCAGGTTTAGAATGCTTTCtggaaaagaaaatgcaaag GAAAATAATTCAATTGAGCCAATTAGCAGCCTCAAGAATATATCTCTGCTTTCAAATTTGGCTGCCAAGAGACGGCACCAAATCTCATG TCCAGAAAGTTCTGTTGCTTCTGCTGAAGATGCCGAAGATGGTGTGGCACAAGCTTTTCAAACGATTGGAAAGTGTAGTCAAAGTACATTCCGTAGTGTTAGCGAGCTCTCATCAGGTGGTGATAGATCATCTGGCTTGGCAAGAGTTGATATG GATAAAGCATTAAAAGGACTGGCTGTCCCTGACCCTCCTGCCATTTCTGGTTTACCTCATGATTCTTCCAAAAGACATGGGGATCCTACAACTTATTCAGGCAATTTCTGCTCTGAATGCCATATACCTGGTGCAAAGGCTCCTTTAGATTTTACACTGAAAACTCATATGCGGCTGGTGTCCTCTTACCCAGTGAACCG AATTCACAGGTCAATAATGTCAAGTACCATGCCACAGCTCCCATTCCAATTTGGTCATTTTGAGGGTCAGAACAACAGACATAGCTCAGTGCACACATCCACTTTGCATGCCTTAAATTCTAAAGTTATGCATTCTTGGGTTTATCCTCAATCTACCTTACCACCTTCTCTCATCTCAGTGTTGACCTCGTCAGCGGCAGATGGAG TGGAAATGGATTTTCTAAATAAACGACAGCTTGCATGGGAAGACTCTTTTCGTAGTCTTTACTACATGCTTCGGAATCATTTTTGCAATCTCTTTTATG TCTGTACTTCACACTTTGTGGTTATGTTCAACGGTGGTGATGGCTTGAGGAGGACCAAGTGCTCATGCAGTGCTTATATCTCCCGTTCAACGAAAGGTTTGAGATCATTGTTGAGAGAACAT GATGTTTGTTTCTCTATGCCTCTTTGCCATTCTGAAGTAGAGCAAGCAACTACTGAAGATCTGGTCGAGCTCTCAGAGATTGTGAAGCATAATTTAGGCCAG ACTCGGCGCGTGAGTTCCTCATCTGACATCGATAATAGCTCACAATCTTTGCTGGTTTTCAGTGGCAATAAGAGCGTACATGGTTTATATGATTTCTTGTTAAATTATAG ATCTTTCTTGACCTTCTTAGCTGGTATGGATGTTCCTTTATTGTGTTCACCTGTGCCATTTAAGAATGCTGCTCTATCTGCTCCAGAG GTAAAGTGCATGGAGTGGAAAAGAGCAGATCATATTGCTTGTCCTCCTAAAGAATCCAGTGATGGTGGTGAACATGTGCCCGGTTCTTCTGCCGGCCTCTGCTATAGCATTGAAATCAAGGATGCATATCTTCCACCATGGATTATATGTAGTATGTGTGCCGTTATGGGTTCTGAAGGGAGAAGCTTTGAGGCAAG TTTTATAACGGAACCTACCTCAGTTGGGTTGAATGTAGCTCTTGGTGCAGCTTGTAAGAAATCTGATTCTCAAGCTGCAGAGGGTGAGTGCTTGCAAGAAAGCAGCTATGATTTTGGTATTCCAGACGCCATCATTACTCCGTACTTGTGCTCAGGTTTATTAAAAGGCTTGAAGTACTCTGATGGTTCTTATACAGCTTCACTTTCTCCTCTTTGA
- the LOC109013582 gene encoding protein MKS1-like, which produces MNSIAENPVLSPQKRKQLHGPRPAPLTVSKSSIKIRKPFPSRKSRSPVITYLQSPKVIHVRPEEFMCTVQRLTGNQAPSDAAASSHSYSSTSCVMAADETMGMGSSSNGKVQKYNGGVAIWC; this is translated from the coding sequence ATGAATTCGATTGCTGAGAACCCTGTTTTGAGCCCCCAAAAAAGAAAGCAGTTGCATGGTCCGAGGCCTGCACCTCTGACAGTGAGCAAAAGTTCCATAAAGATCAGAAAGCCATTTCCCAGTCGGAAAAGCCGTTCTCCAGTTATAACATATCTGCAATCTCCCAAGGTCATTCACGTTAGACCTGAGGAGTTTATGTGTACAGTGCAACGCCTTACGGGGAATCAAGCGCCAAGTGATGCTGCTGCTTCTTCTCATTCCTACTCTTCTACCTCTTGTGTGATGGCGGCCGATGAAACCATGGGCATGGGAAGCTCAAGCAATGGCAAAGTTCAGAAATATAATGGTGGGGTAGCGATATGGTGTTGA
- the LOC109013495 gene encoding calcium-dependent protein kinase 20-like, whose protein sequence is MGNTCVGPNLGANGFLQSVSAAVWRTQPPEDRLPPPSAEASRKTPASPDSSRSTEAPTGPDTSAKGSDAPMPVQSTPPVMVKIANEQAEAKEPEKPVKPEAAEKPVKQNVQEKPVKPEVAEKPVKQDVQEKPVKQGVQENPDKQEVKEKGNNAADAGKPKKPSHTKKASSVGLQMESVLGRKRENLKEKYTLGRKLGQGQFGTTFLCLEKGTNKEFACKSIAKRKLTTEEDVEDVRREIQIMHHLAGHPNVIQIVGAYEDAVAVHVVMELCAGGELFDRIIQKGHYTERKAAELARIIVGVVEACHSLGVMHRDLKPENFLLINQEEESPLKTIDFGLSVFFRPGETFTDVVGSPYYVAPEVLRKHYGQECDVWSAGVIIYILLSGVPPFWDETEQGIFEQVLKGELDFMSEPWPSISESAKDLVRRMLVRDPKKRLTAHEVLCHPWVQVDGVAPDKPLDSAVLTRLKQFSAMNKLKKMAIRVIAESLSEEEIAGLKEMFKMIDTDNSGQITLEELKNSLDRVGCILKDSEINGLMQAADIDNSGTIGYGEFIAAMLHLNKIQREDHLYAAFSYFDKDGSGYITQDELQQACERFGLEDTQLEDIIREVDQDNDGRIDYNEFVAMMQGTLGKKGLQNNISINQLH, encoded by the exons ATGGGAAACACATGTGTAGGTCCAAATCTTGGTGCTAATGGATTCTTGCAATCTGTGTCGGCTGCGGTCTGGCGAACCCAGCCCCCAGAGGACCGGCTTCCCCCACCGAGCGCTGAAGCCAGCCGCAAAACTCCGGCAAGTCCGGATTCCTCTAGAAGTACCGAGGCCCCGACAGGTCCCGATACTTCTGCTAAAGGCTCCGATGCTCCAATGCCAGTTCAGAGCACGCCACCTGTGATGGTTAAAATTGCCAACGAGCAAGCTGAAGCAAAAGAACCTGAAAAACCCGTAAAGCCAGAGGCAGCAGAAAAACCCGTTAAGCAAAACGTACAGGAAAAACCCGTTAAGCCAGAGGTAGCAGAAAAACCCGTTAAGCAAGACGTGCAGGAAAAACCCGTTAAGCAAGGCGTACAGGAAAACCCCGATAAGCAAGAGGTCAAAGAGAAGGGGAATAATGCTGCGGATGCAGGGAAACCAAAGAAACCCAGTCATACGAAGAAGGCGTCGAGTGTGGGACTTCAAATGGAATCCGTGTTGGGGAGGAAAAGGGAGAATTTAAAGGAGAAATACACTTTGGGTCGGAAGCTCGGACAAGGGCAGTTTGGGACAACGTTTCTGTGCTTAGAGAAAGGAACAAATAAAGAGTTTGCCTGCAAGTCTATCGCAAAGAGGAAACTGACGACGGAGGAGGATGTGGAGGATGTTAGAAGGGAGATTCAGATAATGCACCACTTGGCTGGTCACCCCAATGTCATACAAATTGTGGGTGCTTACGAGGATGCTGTGGCCGTCCATGTTGTTATGGAACTTTGTGCAGGTGGGGAGCTTTTTGATAGAATTATACAGAAGGGCCATTATACAGAGAGAAAAGCAGCTGAGCTTGCAAGGATAATAGTTGGTGTTGTGGAAGCGTGCCATTCTTTGGGTGTCATGCATCGGGACTTGAAGCCAGAGAATTTTCTCCTTATCAACCAGGAAGAGGAGTCGCCACTTAAAACAATAGACTTTGGGCTTTCGGTGTTCTTTCGGCCAG GTGAAACTTTCACTGATGTGGTTGGAAGCCCTTATTATGTGGCCCCGGAAGTGTTGCGGAAGCATTATGGTCAAGAATGTGATGTTTGGAGTGCCGGGGTGATCATTTACATCTTACTAAGTGGTGTCCCCCCATTCTGGGATG AAACAGAGCAGGGAATTTTTGAGCAAGTCCTGAAAGGGGAACTTGACTTTATGTCAGAACCATGGCCTAGTATATCAGAAAGTGCAAAGGATCTAGTTCGAAGAATGCTTGTAAGAGATCCCAAGAAGCGGCTGACAGCCCATGAAGTTCTTT GTCACCCTTGGGTTCAGGTCGATGGTGTTGCTCCGGATAAACCTCTTGATTCTGCAGTTCTAACTCGCTTGAAGCAATTCTCTGCCATGAACAAGTTAAAGAAAATGGCTATCAGA GTCATTGCCGAAAGCTTGTCTGAAGAGGAGATTGCAGGTCTGAAAGAAATGTTCAAGATGATAGACACGGATAACAGTGGACAAATCACCCTTGAGGAACTGAAAAACAGTTTGGATAGAGTGGGATGCATTCTCAAGGATTCTGAAATTAATGGATTGATGCAAGCT GCAGATATTGACAACAGTGGTACCATAGGCTATGGGGAGTTCATAGCAGCAATGCTCCATCTAAATAAGATCCAGAGGGAGGATCATTTGTATGCAGCCTTCTCATACTTCGACAAAGATGGGAGTGGATACATCACTCAAGATGAACTCCAACAAGCCTGTGAACGGTTTGGCTTAGAAGACACTCAGCTAGAAGATATAATTCGTGAAGTTGACCAGGACAAC GATGGGCGCATTGATTATAACGAGTTTGTGGCAATGATGCAAGGCACTCTTGGAAAGAAGGgcttacaaaataacataagCATCAACCAGCTGCATTAA